In a single window of the Streptomyces sp. NBC_00285 genome:
- a CDS encoding glycosyl hydrolase family 95 catalytic domain-containing protein, whose product MTSEPGQYSQVPRRAVIGTALGGVATTVLPGTAHAGQPVHAESGGKHPWVLRDTMTTDRAWAAFLRGQDLLWTRLPTLWYEGPFLGDGLLGSMIYQEPGANRIRFTVQHGEVQDHRPEFGSGWGTCRLPVGHLTLEPVGTITAVDWRLSLWNAELTGTVTTTAGTLTLAALIHDEVLAVRVTADGGERGTWTFHPEEAISPRKISEAPPADYTANPPWTTRTTTDGTEQVLQPLTGGGQTATAHRRTGDDLLLSVGHSHPSDTAAAADSLRNLGRAKSYKALRQRHIQWWHAFYRKSFVSFPDQRLQSFHWIQLYKVASASRAGGPVMATSGPWLEPTPWPAVWWNLNVQLEYWLIHGFNHPELDSLATTLRQNQEQLIANVPAAYRADSSGVGRSSDMFANRGVGRPGTGAETGDLTWALHNVWLSYRHSMDKSLLRDTVYPVLRRAVNYYLHFLTPGSDGKLHLPSTLSPEYPVVPPQDTNYDLALIRWGCQTLIESCELLGVDDELKPRWQEVLAKLTPYPVDDNGFMIGADTPYAQSHRHYSHLLMVYPLYLVNWDQPESRDLITKSIVRWHALTGAHRGYSYTGAASMYAMAGDGDTAITYLRKFFDPTTRYPCRVNTHYTEAGPVIETPLSASQSLHDMFCQSWGGVVRVFPAVPAAWTDLTLHNFRTQGAFLVTAVRKAGKTRFIRVRSLAGEPLRLRHGLTGHLTVLLDDGTPARTHDLGDGTLAIDLPRGHEVLVHSGSRPDLSIAPVAVSEPGPAWGLP is encoded by the coding sequence GCACGCCGAAAGCGGCGGCAAGCACCCCTGGGTGCTCCGCGACACCATGACCACCGACAGGGCCTGGGCCGCATTCCTGCGCGGCCAGGACCTGTTGTGGACCAGGCTGCCCACACTCTGGTACGAGGGCCCGTTCCTCGGCGACGGTCTGCTCGGCAGCATGATCTACCAGGAGCCCGGCGCCAACCGGATCCGCTTCACCGTCCAGCACGGCGAAGTCCAGGACCACCGGCCCGAGTTCGGCAGCGGCTGGGGCACCTGCCGGCTGCCCGTCGGTCACCTCACCCTCGAACCGGTCGGCACCATCACCGCCGTCGACTGGCGACTGAGTCTGTGGAACGCCGAACTCACCGGCACCGTCACCACCACCGCCGGCACCCTCACCCTCGCCGCCCTCATCCACGACGAGGTCCTGGCCGTGCGTGTGACGGCCGACGGAGGCGAACGAGGCACCTGGACCTTCCACCCCGAGGAGGCCATCAGCCCCCGCAAGATCAGCGAGGCGCCGCCCGCCGACTACACCGCCAACCCGCCCTGGACCACCCGCACCACCACCGACGGCACCGAGCAGGTCCTCCAGCCCCTCACCGGCGGTGGCCAGACCGCCACGGCCCACCGCCGCACCGGCGACGACCTGCTGCTCAGCGTCGGGCACAGTCACCCGTCCGACACCGCCGCCGCGGCCGACTCACTGCGCAACCTCGGTCGCGCGAAGTCCTACAAGGCGCTCAGGCAACGGCACATCCAGTGGTGGCACGCCTTCTACCGCAAGAGCTTCGTCTCCTTCCCCGACCAGCGGCTCCAGAGCTTCCACTGGATCCAGCTCTACAAGGTCGCCTCCGCGAGCCGCGCCGGCGGCCCCGTGATGGCCACCTCCGGGCCCTGGCTGGAGCCCACTCCCTGGCCCGCGGTCTGGTGGAACCTCAACGTCCAACTGGAGTACTGGCTCATCCACGGCTTCAACCACCCGGAACTGGACTCCCTGGCCACCACGCTGCGCCAGAACCAGGAACAGCTCATCGCCAACGTGCCCGCCGCCTACCGCGCCGACAGCTCCGGTGTCGGTCGCAGCTCCGACATGTTCGCCAACCGCGGCGTGGGCCGGCCCGGCACCGGTGCCGAGACCGGCGACCTCACCTGGGCCCTGCACAACGTATGGCTGTCCTACCGCCACTCCATGGACAAGTCCCTGCTGCGCGACACCGTCTACCCGGTACTGCGCCGGGCCGTCAACTACTACCTGCACTTCCTCACCCCGGGCAGCGACGGCAAGCTCCACCTGCCGAGCACGCTCTCGCCCGAATACCCCGTCGTGCCGCCGCAGGACACCAACTACGACCTGGCACTGATCCGCTGGGGCTGCCAGACACTCATCGAGTCCTGCGAACTGCTCGGCGTGGACGACGAGTTGAAGCCGCGCTGGCAGGAGGTGCTGGCCAAGCTCACGCCGTACCCGGTCGACGACAACGGCTTCATGATCGGCGCCGACACCCCGTACGCGCAGTCCCACCGGCACTACTCGCACCTGCTGATGGTGTACCCGCTGTACCTCGTCAACTGGGACCAGCCCGAGAGCCGCGACCTGATCACGAAGTCCATCGTCCGCTGGCACGCGCTGACCGGCGCCCACCGCGGCTACAGCTACACCGGTGCCGCCTCGATGTACGCGATGGCCGGCGACGGCGACACGGCGATCACCTATCTGCGCAAGTTCTTCGACCCGACCACGCGCTACCCCTGCCGCGTCAACACCCACTACACCGAGGCCGGCCCGGTCATCGAGACCCCGCTGTCCGCCTCGCAGTCCCTGCACGACATGTTCTGCCAGAGCTGGGGCGGAGTGGTCCGCGTCTTCCCGGCCGTGCCGGCCGCCTGGACGGACCTCACCCTGCACAACTTCCGCACCCAGGGCGCCTTCCTGGTCACCGCCGTCCGCAAGGCGGGGAAGACCCGGTTCATCAGGGTCAGAAGTCTGGCGGGGGAGCCCCTCCGGCTCCGCCACGGCCTCACCGGCCATCTCACCGTGTTGCTCGACGACGGCACCCCGGCCCGCACCCACGACCTCGGCGACGGCACCCTCGCCATCGACCTGCCCCGCGGCCACGAGGTGCTCGTCCACTCCGGCTCCCGCCCCGACCTGAGCATCGCGCCCGTCGCCGTCAGCGAGCCGGGACCGGCGTGGGGCCTGCCGTAG
- a CDS encoding glycoside hydrolase family 97 protein → MAVPIRTAVAALCASLAAALLTTVPARADQPDDQNVQHDQAWSVSTGAHAPRAQITLDDATGTLTLAVSRDGRTVIEPSPVGIVTEQADLSKDLRFLHVKNRKVQERYRTKSGKRLDRHVRMNETRLSFATTAGARLDLVVRASADGVAYRYVLPTGSGDVLAETSAFDLPPDARAWLGTYRVDNEGQFAQYTAATAPTADYSDQALFATDGGYTLLAESGVSGTYSGARLAHQQGSGTYRIKLADDRVASTGALATPWRAMVTGDLATVTRSTFTDDLAPASKVRDTSWIKPGTVLWTWLAGGREAGQSLAAQRAYVDYAAERHWPYEAVDAGWYYRPGEWDVTDPDWQTDSWMPELVRYARAKGVGIVVWIHQRDLDTADERAQWLPTLEKWGIKGVKIDFMNSEAQPMLQWYDTILAETAAHHLMVDFHGSTIPKGIQRTWPQVMTLEGVAGEEKRTNTAAHLTTLPFTRNVIGSMDFTPGAFQRVGLRPNSDAAEVGLTVAYESGLQMYAGTPQSYDARPLARAYFDQVPAAWDDTRLLAGEPGQEAVLARRSGDRWFLGGVYAGAARTGKVPLTLGPGRWLVETIRDGSDGLVQDRHVLRGGGTLSVDVVANGGFVALACPWRAGVTTCYR, encoded by the coding sequence ATGGCTGTTCCGATCAGAACCGCGGTCGCCGCGCTCTGCGCCTCGCTGGCGGCCGCACTCCTCACCACCGTCCCCGCACGTGCCGACCAGCCCGACGACCAGAACGTCCAGCACGACCAAGCCTGGTCCGTGTCCACAGGAGCACACGCGCCCCGCGCACAGATCACCCTCGACGACGCCACCGGCACACTGACTCTCGCGGTGTCCCGGGACGGCCGTACGGTCATCGAACCGTCCCCCGTCGGCATCGTCACCGAACAGGCTGACCTGTCCAAGGACTTGCGCTTCCTGCACGTCAAGAACCGTAAGGTGCAGGAGCGTTACCGGACGAAGTCCGGCAAACGCCTGGACCGCCACGTCCGCATGAACGAGACCCGTCTGTCGTTCGCCACCACCGCGGGGGCCCGCCTCGACCTCGTCGTCCGCGCCTCCGCCGACGGTGTCGCCTACCGGTACGTCCTGCCCACCGGATCCGGTGACGTCCTCGCCGAGACCTCCGCCTTCGACCTCCCGCCGGACGCGCGCGCCTGGCTGGGCACCTACCGGGTCGACAACGAGGGCCAGTTCGCCCAGTACACCGCAGCGACGGCCCCCACCGCCGACTACTCCGACCAGGCCCTGTTCGCAACCGACGGCGGCTACACGCTGCTTGCCGAGTCCGGCGTCAGCGGTACGTACTCCGGCGCCCGCCTCGCCCACCAGCAGGGCTCCGGCACCTACCGCATCAAGCTCGCCGACGACCGCGTCGCCTCCACCGGCGCCCTGGCCACCCCGTGGCGGGCCATGGTCACCGGCGACCTCGCGACCGTCACCCGCTCCACCTTCACCGACGACCTCGCCCCCGCCTCCAAGGTCCGCGACACCTCCTGGATCAAGCCCGGCACCGTCCTGTGGACCTGGCTCGCCGGCGGCAGGGAAGCGGGTCAGAGCCTCGCCGCGCAGAGGGCGTACGTCGACTACGCGGCCGAACGCCACTGGCCGTACGAGGCAGTTGACGCCGGCTGGTACTACCGGCCGGGGGAGTGGGACGTCACCGATCCCGACTGGCAGACCGACAGCTGGATGCCGGAACTCGTCCGGTACGCCCGCGCCAAGGGCGTCGGAATCGTCGTCTGGATCCACCAGCGCGACCTCGACACCGCCGACGAACGCGCCCAGTGGCTGCCCACCCTGGAGAAGTGGGGCATCAAGGGCGTGAAGATCGACTTCATGAACTCCGAGGCCCAGCCCATGCTCCAGTGGTACGACACCATCCTCGCGGAGACGGCCGCCCACCACCTCATGGTCGACTTCCACGGGTCCACGATCCCCAAGGGCATCCAGCGCACCTGGCCGCAGGTGATGACCCTGGAAGGCGTGGCGGGGGAGGAGAAGCGCACCAACACCGCCGCCCACCTCACCACCCTGCCCTTCACCCGCAACGTCATCGGCTCCATGGACTTCACCCCCGGCGCCTTCCAACGCGTCGGACTGCGCCCCAACTCGGACGCGGCCGAGGTCGGCCTCACCGTCGCCTACGAGTCGGGGCTCCAGATGTACGCGGGCACCCCGCAGTCGTACGACGCCCGGCCGCTCGCCCGGGCCTACTTCGACCAGGTCCCCGCCGCCTGGGACGACACGCGACTGCTCGCCGGTGAACCCGGCCAGGAGGCCGTGCTGGCCCGCCGCAGCGGTGACCGTTGGTTCCTGGGTGGGGTCTACGCCGGCGCCGCCCGCACCGGCAAGGTGCCGTTGACCCTCGGTCCGGGACGGTGGCTGGTGGAGACGATCCGAGACGGTTCCGACGGCCTCGTCCAGGACCGGCATGTGCTGCGCGGCGGCGGCACACTGAGCGTCGACGTCGTGGCGAACGGCGGTTTCGTCGCGCTCGCCTGCCCCTGGCGGGCAGGCGTCACCACCTGCTACCGCTGA
- a CDS encoding 4-hydroxybenzoate 3-monooxygenase gives MTSTTVVVIGAGPAGMTVATLLQHSGIDCVVLERSSRDHVAQRQRAGIVETRAVRMFESWGLTDRVLGGVPYDGILEFRVDGHSHLVSDSDGSQGPAARLCPQQVLVQKLTATFLEGGGDLRFEAADVSLHDLTGERPTVRYRAPDGTPRAITCAFVAGCDGDRGVSRTAVPDGVLTAHAFDHGIGWLTVLADAPPPAHPLLAVSRQGFAAHFPRGPHSSRYYLQCPPDDHPDAWSETRVWDALRTRLGDPALASGPITDREIFRLRSLVHDPMQYGRLFLVGDAAHIVSPMGGKGMNLALYDADLLARAVRDVVRGDDDTALRTYSSRCLRRVWNDQEFSHWLTRTLHDAGDAEPFLRNLARARLDRLFNSPASAGAFAELMTGLDPTGRTVTENLPGNLSGVGGD, from the coding sequence ATGACGTCCACGACGGTCGTCGTGATAGGCGCGGGTCCGGCCGGGATGACCGTCGCCACCCTGCTCCAGCACAGCGGCATCGACTGCGTCGTACTCGAACGCAGCTCCCGCGACCACGTGGCGCAGCGCCAGCGCGCCGGGATCGTCGAGACCCGCGCGGTCCGGATGTTCGAGTCCTGGGGACTGACGGACCGTGTCCTCGGCGGTGTCCCCTATGACGGCATCCTGGAGTTCCGGGTGGACGGCCACAGTCATCTGGTCTCCGACAGCGACGGCTCCCAAGGCCCCGCGGCCCGCCTGTGCCCCCAGCAGGTTCTCGTGCAGAAGCTCACCGCGACCTTCCTGGAGGGCGGAGGCGACCTGCGGTTCGAGGCCGCCGACGTCTCCCTGCACGACCTGACCGGCGAGCGGCCCACGGTCCGCTACCGCGCTCCGGACGGCACGCCTCGCGCCATCACCTGCGCATTCGTGGCGGGCTGCGACGGCGACCGCGGAGTGAGCCGTACGGCGGTCCCCGACGGCGTGCTCACCGCGCACGCCTTCGACCACGGCATCGGCTGGCTCACGGTCCTCGCCGACGCCCCGCCCCCGGCCCACCCCCTCCTGGCCGTCAGCCGACAGGGCTTCGCCGCCCACTTCCCCCGCGGCCCGCACTCCAGCCGCTACTACCTCCAGTGCCCGCCCGACGACCATCCCGACGCCTGGTCGGAGACCCGCGTCTGGGACGCCCTGCGCACCAGGCTCGGCGACCCCGCCCTCGCCTCCGGCCCGATCACCGACCGCGAGATCTTCCGGCTCCGCAGCCTCGTCCATGACCCCATGCAGTACGGCCGTCTCTTCCTGGTCGGCGACGCGGCGCACATCGTGTCCCCCATGGGCGGCAAGGGCATGAACCTCGCCCTGTACGACGCCGATCTCCTCGCCCGAGCCGTGCGCGATGTCGTCCGAGGCGACGACGACACCGCCCTGCGTACCTACTCGTCGCGCTGTCTGCGCCGGGTCTGGAACGACCAGGAGTTCTCCCATTGGCTCACCCGGACCCTCCACGACGCGGGCGACGCCGAGCCCTTCCTGCGCAACCTCGCGCGCGCCCGACTCGACCGGCTCTTCAACTCCCCGGCCTCGGCCGGCGCCTTCGCGGAACTCATGACGGGCCTGGACCCGACCGGCCGCACGGTCACTGAGAACCTCCCCGGCAACCTTTCCGGCGTCGGCGGCGACTGA
- the araD gene encoding L-ribulose-5-phosphate 4-epimerase AraD has protein sequence MTTTAPDGLHKEVLEANLAIPEAGLATLTWGNVSGIDRTAGVFVIKPSGVPYDQLTLDHLVTVRLSDGIVVNGDLRPSTDTETHRSLYQAFPSIGGITHTHSTHAVAFAQAHRDIPVLGTTHADTFNGPIPVTPDLTAEQCAKDYEYNTGQVIVDLLEGDDQRALEVPAALVAHHGPFTWGASARKSLEHAIICEAVADIALHTLALSPTAPPPPHLLNRHYTRKHGPDAYYGNPTTS, from the coding sequence ATGACCACGACCGCCCCGGACGGACTCCACAAGGAAGTCCTGGAAGCCAACCTGGCCATCCCCGAGGCCGGACTGGCCACCCTGACCTGGGGCAACGTCAGCGGCATCGACCGCACCGCCGGCGTGTTCGTGATCAAACCGTCCGGCGTGCCCTACGACCAGCTCACCCTCGACCACCTCGTCACCGTCCGCCTCTCCGACGGCATCGTCGTCAACGGTGACCTGCGCCCCTCCACCGACACGGAAACCCACCGCAGCCTGTACCAGGCCTTTCCCTCCATCGGCGGCATCACCCACACCCACTCCACCCACGCCGTCGCCTTCGCCCAGGCCCACCGTGACATCCCCGTCCTGGGCACCACCCACGCCGACACCTTCAACGGCCCCATCCCCGTCACCCCCGACCTCACCGCCGAACAGTGCGCGAAGGACTACGAGTACAACACCGGCCAAGTCATCGTGGACCTCCTGGAAGGCGACGATCAGCGGGCTCTGGAAGTCCCCGCCGCCCTCGTCGCCCACCACGGCCCCTTCACCTGGGGCGCCAGCGCACGTAAATCCCTCGAACACGCCATCATCTGCGAAGCCGTCGCCGACATCGCCCTCCACACCCTCGCCCTGTCGCCGACGGCTCCCCCACCGCCCCACCTCCTCAACCGCCACTACACCCGCAAGCACGGACCCGACGCCTACTACGGCAACCCCACCACCAGCTGA
- the araA gene encoding L-arabinose isomerase: MSSDTSSFPGQEIWFLTGSQGLYGDDVLEQVAAQSREICGLLDENAQIPVRIVWKPVLTDAEAIRRVCQEASTSDTCVGVIAWMHTFSPAKMWIAGLSALDRPLLHFHTQHNQSLPWPSIDMDFMNLNQAAHGDREFGHIEARVGVNRKIVAGHATDPRVTHRITAWARAAAGRHASRTLRLARFGDNMRDVAVTEGDKVEAQLRFGYSVNTYGVNDLVAVVDAVEDKTARELATQYTDLYDVAPELRPGADRHDSLVYAARQELGLRTFLTEGNFTAFTTNFEDLGALRQLPGLAVQRLMADGYGFGGEGDWKTSALLRTMKVMAAGQHGGTSFMEDYTYHLGPGTPRVLGAHMLEVCPTIAADRPTCEIHPLSIGDREDPVRLVFNAAAGPAIVVGLSDLGDRFRLTANTIDVVTPDQDLPNLPVARAVWTPHPSLAESAESWLLAGAPHHTVLSTALDLETLTDYATMTNVELLTIDENTTTNQFAKELRWNAAYHRLAQNL, translated from the coding sequence ATGAGCAGCGACACGTCTTCTTTTCCGGGTCAGGAGATCTGGTTTCTGACGGGTAGTCAGGGTCTGTACGGCGATGATGTGCTGGAGCAGGTGGCCGCGCAGTCCCGGGAGATCTGCGGCCTGCTGGACGAGAACGCGCAGATCCCGGTCCGGATCGTGTGGAAGCCGGTCCTGACCGACGCCGAGGCGATCCGCCGCGTCTGCCAGGAGGCCAGCACCTCCGACACCTGCGTCGGCGTGATCGCCTGGATGCACACCTTCTCCCCGGCCAAAATGTGGATCGCCGGCCTGTCCGCCCTGGACCGGCCACTGCTGCACTTCCACACCCAGCACAACCAGTCACTGCCCTGGCCCAGCATCGACATGGACTTCATGAACCTCAACCAGGCCGCCCACGGCGACCGCGAATTCGGCCACATCGAAGCCCGCGTCGGCGTCAACCGGAAGATCGTCGCCGGTCACGCCACCGACCCCCGCGTCACCCACCGGATCACCGCCTGGGCCCGCGCCGCCGCCGGCCGCCACGCCTCCCGCACCCTGCGCCTGGCCCGCTTCGGCGACAACATGCGCGACGTCGCCGTCACCGAAGGCGACAAAGTCGAAGCCCAACTCCGCTTCGGCTACTCCGTCAACACCTACGGCGTCAACGACCTCGTCGCCGTCGTCGACGCAGTAGAAGACAAGACGGCCCGGGAACTCGCCACCCAATACACCGACCTCTACGACGTCGCCCCCGAACTGCGCCCCGGCGCCGACCGCCACGACTCCCTCGTCTACGCCGCCCGCCAGGAACTGGGCCTGCGCACCTTCCTCACCGAAGGCAACTTCACCGCCTTCACCACCAACTTCGAAGACCTCGGCGCCCTGCGCCAACTCCCCGGCCTGGCCGTGCAACGCCTGATGGCCGACGGCTACGGCTTCGGCGGCGAAGGCGACTGGAAAACCTCCGCCCTCCTGCGCACCATGAAAGTCATGGCCGCAGGACAGCACGGCGGCACCAGCTTCATGGAGGACTACACCTACCACCTCGGCCCCGGCACCCCCCGCGTCCTCGGCGCCCACATGCTCGAAGTCTGCCCCACCATCGCCGCCGACCGACCCACCTGCGAAATCCACCCCCTGTCCATCGGCGACCGCGAAGACCCCGTCCGCCTCGTCTTCAACGCCGCCGCAGGCCCCGCCATCGTCGTCGGCCTCTCCGACCTCGGCGACCGCTTCCGCCTCACCGCCAACACCATCGACGTCGTCACCCCCGACCAGGACCTCCCCAACCTCCCCGTCGCCCGCGCCGTCTGGACACCCCACCCCTCCCTCGCCGAATCCGCCGAAAGCTGGCTCCTGGCCGGCGCACCCCACCACACCGTCCTCAGCACCGCCCTCGACCTCGAAACCCTCACCGACTACGCCACCATGACCAACGTCGAACTCCTCACCATCGACGAAAACACCACCACCAACCAATTCGCCAAAGAACTCCGCTGGAACGCCGCCTACCACCGCCTCGCCCAAAACCTCTAA
- the araB gene encoding ribulokinase codes for MNSEHQESSSSDTYVVGVDYGTLSGRAVVVRVRDGAELGSAEYVYPHGVLDRVLPDGTRLGPDWALQVPSDYVDVLRHAVPAALSVAGVDAGRVVGIGTDFTACTMVAVLADGTPLCEVEGLSGRPHAYVKLWRHHAAQAQADRITQLAGERKEAWLQRYGGKISSEWEFAKALQLLEEDPELYHRMERWVEAADWIVWQLCGTYVRNACTAGYKGQLQDGVYPSEQFLAALNPEFAGFVADKLEHPIGQLGGRAGSLTAEAAAWTGLPEGIAVCVGNVDAHVTAPAAGAVAPGQMVAIMGTSTCHVMSSDQQGVVPGMCGVVDGGILPGLWGYEAGQSGVGDIFGWFIRTGFPAAYAEQAAALGQDPHEYLTGLAAGQKVGEHGLVALDWHSGNRSVLVDHDLSGVIVGQTLSTRPEDIYRALLEATAFGTRTIIEAFEASGVPVGELIIAGGLTKNALLMQIYADVTRLPLSVIASAQGPALGAAMHAAVAAGAYPDIQACARSMGKAERGVYQPDPDRAAAYDRLYAEYQLLHDYFGRGTNQVMHRLRTLRAQAMA; via the coding sequence GTGAATTCCGAGCACCAGGAATCCTCCTCTTCCGACACCTATGTCGTCGGTGTGGATTACGGGACGTTGTCGGGGCGGGCTGTGGTGGTCCGTGTCCGTGATGGGGCGGAGTTGGGTTCTGCGGAGTATGTGTATCCGCATGGGGTGTTGGACCGTGTGTTGCCGGACGGGACGCGGTTGGGGCCGGACTGGGCGTTGCAGGTGCCGTCGGATTATGTGGATGTGTTGCGTCATGCGGTGCCGGCGGCGTTGTCGGTGGCGGGGGTGGATGCCGGTCGGGTGGTGGGGATCGGGACGGATTTCACGGCGTGCACGATGGTTGCGGTGCTGGCGGACGGGACGCCGTTGTGTGAGGTGGAGGGCCTGTCGGGGCGTCCGCATGCGTATGTGAAGTTGTGGCGTCATCATGCGGCGCAGGCGCAGGCGGACCGGATCACGCAGTTGGCGGGGGAGCGTAAGGAAGCCTGGCTGCAGCGGTACGGGGGGAAGATTTCTTCGGAGTGGGAGTTCGCGAAGGCGTTGCAGTTGCTGGAGGAGGATCCGGAGCTGTATCACCGGATGGAGCGGTGGGTGGAGGCGGCGGACTGGATCGTGTGGCAGTTGTGCGGCACGTATGTCCGTAACGCCTGCACGGCCGGGTATAAGGGTCAGCTTCAGGACGGTGTGTATCCCTCGGAGCAGTTCCTGGCGGCGCTGAACCCGGAGTTCGCGGGGTTTGTGGCGGACAAGCTGGAGCATCCGATCGGTCAGCTGGGCGGGCGGGCCGGGTCGCTGACGGCCGAGGCGGCGGCGTGGACGGGCCTGCCGGAGGGCATCGCGGTGTGTGTCGGCAACGTGGACGCGCATGTCACGGCGCCCGCGGCCGGAGCCGTTGCGCCGGGGCAGATGGTGGCCATCATGGGCACCTCGACGTGTCATGTGATGAGTTCGGACCAGCAGGGTGTGGTGCCGGGCATGTGCGGGGTCGTGGACGGGGGGATCCTGCCCGGGCTGTGGGGGTATGAGGCAGGGCAGAGCGGGGTCGGCGATATTTTCGGCTGGTTCATCCGGACCGGTTTCCCCGCCGCTTATGCGGAGCAGGCTGCCGCTCTGGGTCAGGATCCGCACGAGTATCTGACCGGGCTGGCGGCCGGGCAGAAGGTGGGGGAGCACGGTCTGGTCGCGCTGGACTGGCACAGCGGCAACCGTTCCGTCCTGGTCGACCACGACCTGAGCGGTGTGATCGTGGGCCAGACCCTCTCGACCCGTCCGGAGGACATCTACCGGGCGTTGCTGGAGGCGACCGCGTTCGGGACGCGGACCATCATCGAGGCGTTCGAAGCCTCGGGGGTGCCGGTGGGTGAGCTGATCATCGCGGGCGGGCTGACGAAGAACGCCCTGCTCATGCAGATCTACGCCGATGTCACGCGGCTGCCGCTGAGTGTGATCGCCTCCGCCCAGGGTCCCGCGCTGGGTGCGGCCATGCACGCCGCGGTCGCGGCCGGCGCCTACCCCGACATCCAGGCCTGCGCCCGCTCGATGGGCAAGGCCGAACGCGGCGTGTATCAGCCCGACCCCGACCGGGCCGCCGCCTACGACCGCCTCTACGCCGAATACCAGCTCCTGCACGACTACTTCGGCCGCGGCACCAACCAGGTCATGCACCGCCTGCGCACCCTCCGCGCCCAAGCCATGGCCTGA